One Brachyspira pilosicoli P43/6/78 genomic window carries:
- the ispF gene encoding 2-C-methyl-D-erythritol 2,4-cyclodiphosphate synthase — translation MRIGYGYDSHVFQENRKLILAGIEIPYHLGLKGHSDADAVVHALIDSIFGALALGDIGSHFPDNDEKYKDISSMELLKQTISIMKEKNYTLSNTDITIIIEKPKMRDFIDVMRENLSKALNTSIDNISIKAKTNEKMDAVGEGKAVAVHCVTLLEKI, via the coding sequence ATGAGAATAGGATATGGATATGATTCGCATGTATTTCAGGAGAATCGCAAATTAATTTTAGCAGGAATAGAAATACCATATCATTTAGGATTAAAAGGTCATTCAGATGCTGATGCTGTAGTACATGCTTTAATAGATTCTATATTTGGAGCATTAGCTTTAGGAGATATAGGAAGTCATTTTCCAGATAATGATGAAAAGTATAAAGATATATCTTCTATGGAACTATTAAAACAAACAATATCTATCATGAAAGAAAAAAATTATACTCTATCAAATACTGATATTACTATAATTATAGAAAAACCTAAAATGAGAGACTTTATAGATGTAATGAGAGAAAACCTATCAAAGGCTCTTAATACTAGTATAGATAATATTTCTATTAAAGCTAAAACAAATGAAAAAATGGACGCTGTTGGCGAAGGCAAAGCTGTAGCTGTACATTGCGTAACATTATTAGAAAAAATATAA
- a CDS encoding squalene/phytoene synthase family protein, with protein MGTKITNKYLLDLVSRSFALTIPLLDKNKKSKVEVQYLLARIIDTIEDSMHNTNDKETLITGFINILKSSSLENIKNLDNFKYIVLEKTINDNDKILIENIDLVLKTFFGFDSHIKNMSISYLNEMGYGMIYYQDHSINNFEDLNDYCYYVAGTVGVYLTELTRALDNLSLDKEKAKKFGRFLQKVNIIKDVRNDFKENRIFWPKNLFNDDNIASYFQEETYKDKAIEILNKMVDNAMDDFEDTIKYIMEIEKKAVGYRHFCLIAALMAYKTLKTMYNNYNVFSGEPIKIAKKETMDIVAKAKANYYTNKKLEDLLETYLSEKDNKASKEDK; from the coding sequence ATGGGAACAAAAATTACAAACAAATATTTACTTGACTTGGTATCTAGAAGCTTTGCTTTAACTATACCCCTATTAGACAAAAATAAAAAATCTAAAGTAGAAGTACAGTATTTATTAGCAAGAATTATAGATACTATAGAAGATTCTATGCATAACACTAATGATAAAGAAACGCTAATAACAGGATTTATAAATATATTAAAATCTTCAAGTTTAGAAAATATTAAAAACCTTGATAATTTTAAATATATAGTATTAGAAAAAACAATAAATGATAATGATAAAATATTGATAGAAAATATAGATTTGGTGTTAAAAACATTTTTTGGTTTTGATTCTCATATAAAAAATATGTCTATATCGTATTTAAATGAAATGGGCTATGGAATGATATATTATCAAGACCATAGTATAAATAATTTTGAAGATTTAAATGATTATTGTTATTATGTTGCTGGTACTGTGGGAGTATATTTAACTGAACTTACTAGGGCTTTGGATAATTTATCGCTTGACAAAGAAAAAGCAAAAAAGTTTGGAAGATTTCTTCAAAAAGTAAATATTATTAAAGATGTAAGAAATGATTTTAAAGAAAATAGAATATTCTGGCCTAAAAATCTATTTAATGATGATAATATAGCATCATATTTTCAAGAAGAAACTTATAAAGATAAAGCTATAGAGATTCTTAACAAAATGGTTGATAATGCTATGGATGATTTTGAAGATACTATAAAATATATAATGGAAATAGAAAAAAAAGCTGTAGGATATAGGCATTTTTGTTTGATAGCAGCATTAATGGCATATAAAACTCTAAAGACAATGTATAATAATTATAATGTTTTCTCTGGCGAACCTATTAAAATAGCAAAAAAAGAAACTATGGATATTGTTGCTAAAGCAAAAGCAAACTATTATACAAATAAAAAATTAGAAGATTTACTAGAAACATATTTATCTGAAAAAGATAATAAAGCATCAAAGGAAGATAAATAA
- a CDS encoding TspO/MBR family protein, translated as MKKRYFIIPIISIAICLFMGYLAGISVKADNFSWYNSLNRSPLNPPNIIFPIAWSILYLLMGISIAIIINKYIDEQDLEIKKNIKNYIFLFIIQFILNLFWTYIFFGLKSPLFGFIEIIILDILIIITIMKFKTISKAASYILIPYILWCLFASYLTLHVLIFN; from the coding sequence ATGAAAAAAAGATACTTTATAATTCCTATTATAAGTATTGCTATTTGTTTGTTTATGGGATATTTAGCTGGAATATCTGTAAAAGCAGATAATTTCTCATGGTATAATTCTCTAAATAGGTCTCCTCTAAATCCGCCAAATATAATATTTCCTATAGCTTGGAGTATATTATATCTATTAATGGGTATTTCAATAGCTATTATAATAAATAAATACATAGATGAACAAGATTTAGAAATAAAGAAAAATATTAAAAATTATATATTTCTTTTTATTATTCAGTTTATTTTAAATTTGTTTTGGACTTATATATTCTTTGGATTAAAAAGTCCATTGTTTGGTTTTATAGAAATAATAATTTTAGATATACTTATTATAATTACAATAATGAAATTCAAAACTATATCAAAAGCAGCAAGTTATATATTAATACCTTATATTTTATGGTGCTTATTTGCAAGCTATTTAACTCTCCATGTATTAATATTTAATTGA
- a CDS encoding TonB-dependent receptor domain-containing protein, whose protein sequence is MKRFLLLLLIIINVFSYDLFSYIEENTDNIEDGTNFENIEENTNNFFDSYLIIRKNDIKSSKSKNLAEIIKEFSNINIKNKKVYSQSTFIINGKRLNDEEKKIYLFLYDKNNIDSIDIRYNIYDGNIVYNIVTSRYSQGEELIYKNILEGVSLELTNQKITYKKIETNSSKTYGNLNVLNYKIKKDDNSLNFKLDTSGEEKGFTGRKSKNADLRTYLKSDVSFNLKPIDEISFTGKYFLDLQTDIGLLGKNETNNIKNQNIYQGGTLGIKLQPISFIVIESMYFVTSKKDTLTITNNRYLMAQGNKTTITFNIPLASINSSIRVKGNYSYLSGENTYNLSVNNNSLPGLPKHQFNTSVEYVYGINLNYEYALMFNVQYIGDDYNNTTKSDSDKSYTTFDLISSFNYKKTLSLKCGVKNILDIKYETIKGYPISSREYFANISFIF, encoded by the coding sequence ATGAAAAGATTTTTATTATTGTTATTAATTATAATTAATGTTTTTTCTTATGATTTATTTTCATACATAGAAGAGAATACTGATAATATAGAAGATGGCACTAATTTTGAAAATATAGAAGAAAACACTAATAATTTTTTTGATAGTTATTTAATTATTAGAAAAAATGATATTAAATCTTCTAAATCTAAGAACTTAGCAGAAATTATAAAAGAGTTTAGCAACATTAACATAAAAAATAAAAAAGTATATTCCCAATCCACATTTATAATTAATGGGAAAAGATTAAATGATGAAGAGAAGAAGATATATTTATTTTTGTATGATAAAAATAATATAGATTCTATTGATATAAGATATAATATTTATGATGGTAATATAGTTTATAATATAGTTACTTCTAGATATTCTCAGGGTGAAGAGCTGATTTATAAAAATATATTAGAAGGTGTTTCTTTAGAGCTTACAAATCAAAAAATAACTTATAAAAAAATAGAAACTAATTCAAGTAAAACCTATGGTAATTTAAATGTATTGAATTATAAAATAAAAAAAGATGATAATTCACTTAATTTTAAATTGGATACATCTGGAGAAGAGAAGGGGTTTACTGGCAGAAAGAGTAAAAATGCAGATTTAAGAACCTATTTAAAAAGTGATGTGAGTTTTAATTTAAAGCCTATTGATGAGATAAGTTTTACAGGTAAATATTTTTTAGATTTACAAACGGATATTGGTTTATTAGGGAAAAATGAAACTAATAATATAAAAAATCAAAATATATATCAAGGCGGAACTTTAGGAATAAAATTGCAGCCTATAAGTTTTATAGTGATAGAAAGCATGTATTTTGTAACAAGTAAAAAGGATACTTTAACTATTACAAATAATCGTTATCTAATGGCTCAAGGAAATAAAACAACTATTACTTTTAATATACCATTGGCTTCTATTAACTCTAGTATTAGAGTAAAAGGTAATTACTCTTATCTTTCTGGAGAGAATACATATAATTTGAGTGTCAATAATAATTCGCTTCCAGGTCTTCCAAAGCATCAATTTAATACTTCTGTAGAATATGTTTATGGCATTAATTTAAATTATGAATATGCTTTAATGTTTAATGTTCAGTATATAGGAGATGATTATAATAATACTACCAAAAGCGATTCTGATAAATCTTATACAACTTTTGATTTAATATCTTCTTTTAATTATAAAAAGACACTTTCTTTAAAATGCGGAGTAAAAAATATTCTAGATATAAAATATGAAACTATAAAGGGCTATCCTATATCAAGCAGAGAGTATTTTGCAAATATTTCATTTATTTTTTAA
- a CDS encoding HD domain-containing protein, with amino-acid sequence MDKYYETEFETIIKSKTKIYNDDITIKCQNMNGIVTYFEGKAIDIFIDEIKNNNALLKNSKFFTSVLLDEKEVSNKEKFNEAEYFYRIYLNCIPYSNKLKDENNETLKKICKEKSEERFLFLEPNVDKLKSIFKSTKKINIDTLYLIDRILSDIGILIRTDFIKYIQAIKKSMIIGNKVDKKDMYIYHIMSSIVSYLEHNNIFNYIFDNHDFQDINMISHSNRVSLMMIEFMLYYNKEFKNRLGNKLRLEYKNKYIDKYKKIISHFENDIPIDNLERVFKFGIRKFSTTEIINFSIGALYHDIGLLKIFDSVPMNNFLKDTDNNQDLHALKGYNFIKKTLNFQDDVSLLVGLHHDYYGYSKNNLIKQFLNNKYPDNILSFEAEDFIKGEVYAYVPSKILEIIDIFDVLLFMNSRKKENIEDVIIYIKDKLMADEIKLDPIILDLFINYLSETYEIKLNITTN; translated from the coding sequence ATGGATAAATATTATGAAACAGAATTTGAAACCATAATTAAATCTAAAACCAAAATATATAATGATGATATTACTATAAAATGTCAAAATATGAATGGTATAGTTACTTATTTTGAAGGCAAGGCTATTGATATATTTATAGATGAAATAAAAAATAATAATGCTTTATTAAAAAATTCTAAATTTTTCACTAGTGTATTATTAGATGAAAAGGAAGTGTCTAATAAAGAAAAATTTAATGAAGCTGAATATTTTTACCGTATTTATTTAAACTGCATACCATATTCTAATAAACTTAAAGACGAAAACAATGAAACTTTAAAAAAAATATGTAAAGAAAAATCTGAAGAACGCTTTTTATTTTTAGAACCAAATGTTGATAAATTAAAATCAATATTTAAATCTACAAAAAAGATAAATATAGATACATTGTATTTAATAGATAGAATATTAAGTGATATAGGAATATTAATAAGAACTGATTTTATTAAATATATACAAGCTATAAAAAAATCTATGATTATAGGCAACAAAGTAGATAAAAAAGACATGTATATATATCATATAATGAGCAGTATAGTTTCTTATTTAGAGCATAATAATATTTTTAATTATATTTTTGATAATCATGATTTTCAAGATATTAATATGATATCACATAGCAACAGAGTTTCATTGATGATGATAGAGTTTATGCTTTATTACAACAAAGAGTTTAAAAATAGATTAGGAAACAAATTAAGGTTAGAATATAAGAATAAGTATATAGATAAATACAAAAAAATTATATCACATTTTGAAAATGATATACCAATAGATAATTTAGAAAGAGTATTTAAATTTGGAATAAGAAAATTTAGCACCACTGAAATTATTAATTTTTCTATAGGTGCATTATATCATGATATAGGCTTATTAAAAATATTTGATTCTGTACCTATGAATAACTTTCTAAAAGATACAGACAACAATCAAGACTTGCATGCATTAAAAGGATATAACTTTATAAAGAAAACTTTGAACTTTCAAGATGATGTTTCTTTATTAGTAGGACTTCATCATGACTATTATGGATATTCAAAAAATAATCTTATAAAACAATTTTTAAATAACAAATATCCAGACAATATATTATCATTTGAAGCGGAAGATTTTATAAAAGGCGAAGTATATGCCTATGTGCCTTCAAAAATATTAGAAATAATAGACATATTTGATGTATTATTATTTATGAACTCAAGAAAAAAAGAAAATATAGAAGATGTAATAATATATATAAAAGATAAATTAATGGCAGATGAAATAAAATTAGACCCTATTATTTTAGATTTGTTTATTAATTATTTATCTGAAACTTATGAAATAAAATTAAATATTACTACAAATTAA
- a CDS encoding HAD family hydrolase encodes MIIYLQFILLFSNPNFLEILSADANKANALKWLCDKKGISRDSVMAFGDNYNDIEMIEFAGVGVAMGNAESNVEKKC; translated from the coding sequence TTGATAATTTATTTACAGTTCATACTTCTTTTTTCAAATCCAAATTTTTTAGAGATACTTTCAGCAGATGCAAATAAGGCAAATGCTTTAAAGTGGTTATGTGATAAGAAAGGTATTAGCAGAGATAGTGTAATGGCTTTTGGTGATAATTATAATGATATAGAGATGATTGAGTTTGCAGGTGTTGGTGTTGCTATGGGAAATGCCGAAAGCAATGTAGAAAAAAAATGCTAA
- a CDS encoding HAD family hydrolase, producing the protein MNNNIKLIASDLDGTLLNDNSEISDYNKTILKKLMEKGIDIVIATGRPISSMDFYYEELQNNGESIVFNGAMVVDKNFNCIFTNPLKREIAKEIINLYKEKYINDTSLNIYSIQKYIVAKDNFKIQTHTEKVDKKNKIVGLENFNDDIEAQKIIILGENDILLDVKKEY; encoded by the coding sequence ATGAATAACAATATAAAATTAATAGCTAGTGATTTAGATGGCACACTTCTTAATGATAATAGTGAAATAAGTGATTATAATAAAACCATTTTAAAAAAACTTATGGAAAAAGGTATTGATATTGTAATTGCTACAGGAAGACCTATTTCTTCTATGGATTTTTATTATGAGGAATTACAAAATAATGGTGAATCTATAGTATTTAATGGGGCTATGGTTGTTGATAAGAATTTTAATTGCATTTTTACAAATCCTCTAAAAAGAGAAATAGCCAAAGAAATAATAAATCTATATAAAGAAAAATATATAAATGATACTTCATTAAATATTTATTCTATACAAAAATATATAGTTGCCAAAGATAATTTTAAAATTCAAACTCATACTGAAAAAGTTGATAAAAAAAATAAAATAGTTGGATTAGAAAATTTTAATGATGATATTGAAGCACAAAAGATAATTATACTTGGAGAAAATGATATACTTTTAGATGTAAAAAAAGAATATTGA
- a CDS encoding Cof-type HAD-IIB family hydrolase, producing the protein MHDIKLIATDLDGTLLNNDSEISDYNRDVLKHCINNGIELIFASGRPFDGLKRYSKYLDNNNYSIVCNGSVITDSEGNIVYNEVIKEKDVFYLMDIAKSYDVYLHVYNGNQYIVSEEDIYFKNYAQKENITDVVIGFDSIDNYNFSKMLFIGENDVLSNLETYIRDNLDVHTSFSHPNFLEVLASGINKGSALKWLCDKKGIDRKNVIAFGDNYNDIEMIEFAGVGVAMENGEDILKQRADYIALTNEDDGLGKFLKGLFNL; encoded by the coding sequence ATGCATGATATAAAATTAATAGCCACCGATTTAGATGGCACTCTTCTTAATAATGATAGTGAGATAAGCGATTATAATAGAGATGTGCTTAAACATTGCATTAATAATGGAATAGAGCTTATATTTGCAAGCGGAAGACCTTTTGATGGTCTTAAGAGATATAGTAAATATTTGGATAATAATAATTATTCTATAGTTTGCAATGGTTCTGTTATTACTGATAGTGAAGGAAATATTGTATATAATGAAGTTATTAAAGAGAAAGATGTTTTTTATTTAATGGATATTGCCAAAAGCTATGATGTTTATTTGCATGTTTATAATGGAAATCAATATATAGTTTCTGAAGAAGATATATATTTCAAAAATTATGCTCAAAAAGAAAATATTACTGACGTTGTTATAGGGTTTGATTCTATTGATAATTATAATTTTAGTAAGATGTTATTTATTGGAGAGAATGATGTGCTTTCTAATCTTGAGACTTATATAAGAGATAATCTTGATGTTCACACTTCATTTTCTCACCCTAATTTTTTAGAGGTTTTAGCTTCTGGCATCAATAAGGGCAGTGCTTTAAAGTGGTTATGTGATAAGAAGGGTATTGACAGAAAAAATGTAATAGCTTTTGGTGATAATTATAATGATATAGAAATGATTGAGTTTGCGGGTGTTGGCGTTGCTATGGAGAATGGTGAAGATATATTAAAACAAAGAGCGGACTATATTGCTTTAACTAATGAAGATGATGGATTAGGTAAGTTTTTAAAAGGATTATTTAATTTATGA
- a CDS encoding ABC transporter permease, with amino-acid sequence MDTIYFLVQQTMFFSIPLLLVALGGMFSERSGVVNIALEGIMIIGAFAGIFFISRLGANFPPTITLFLAMIISALAGIIFSLFHAYAAINMSADQVISGTALNIFAPAFAIYVTRAIQTVQQISFVNNFRIESVPILGNIPIIGNLLFKNTYITTYIGFIILALSWFMLYKTRFGLRLRSCGEHPQAADSVGINVYKIRYIGVAISGALGGLGGLVFVIPTSTNFNATVAGYGFLALAVLIFGQWKPIRILYAAFFFGLMKTLASAYSGIPLLANLPISNSIYKMIPYIATLIVLSFTSKTSQAPKASGIPYDKSMR; translated from the coding sequence ATGGATACAATTTATTTTTTAGTACAGCAGACTATGTTTTTTTCTATTCCTCTTTTACTTGTTGCTTTGGGAGGAATGTTTTCTGAGAGGAGCGGAGTTGTTAATATTGCTCTTGAGGGTATTATGATAATAGGAGCTTTTGCGGGAATATTTTTTATAAGCAGGCTTGGAGCAAATTTCCCTCCTACTATTACATTATTTTTGGCTATGATTATATCTGCTTTAGCAGGAATTATATTTTCTCTTTTTCATGCTTATGCTGCTATTAATATGAGTGCAGATCAGGTTATTAGCGGTACAGCTTTAAATATATTTGCACCTGCTTTTGCTATATATGTTACAAGAGCTATTCAAACTGTTCAGCAAATAAGTTTTGTTAATAATTTTAGAATAGAGTCTGTACCTATACTTGGCAATATTCCTATTATTGGCAATTTATTATTTAAAAATACTTATATAACAACTTATATAGGTTTTATAATATTAGCTTTATCTTGGTTTATGCTTTATAAAACAAGATTCGGTCTTAGACTTAGAAGCTGCGGAGAACACCCTCAGGCTGCTGATTCTGTTGGTATTAATGTTTATAAGATAAGATATATTGGTGTTGCTATATCTGGTGCTTTGGGCGGACTTGGAGGATTAGTATTTGTTATACCTACTTCTACAAACTTTAATGCCACTGTTGCTGGATATGGATTTTTGGCTTTGGCTGTGCTAATATTTGGTCAATGGAAACCTATTAGAATACTTTATGCTGCTTTTTTCTTTGGGCTTATGAAAACACTCGCTTCAGCATATTCTGGTATACCTTTGCTTGCTAATTTGCCTATATCAAACAGCATTTATAAAATGATACCTTATATTGCTACTTTAATTGTGCTTTCATTTACCTCTAAAACTTCTCAAGCCCCTAAAGCTTCTGGTATACCTTATGATAAGAGTATGCGTTAA
- a CDS encoding ABC transporter permease, with the protein MSSNLKDKFASFLEKDGFVNVFSSFLAIIIGLLLGLIILLVSNVRDAFPAFITILSGGFSGGMRGIGQVIYTATPLILTGLSVGFAFKNGLFNIGAPGQFIIGAYVAVFIAIKCTFLPPAIHWIIALIGSFIAGGLWAYLPGLLKARFNVNEVISSIMMNYIGMYLANYLVTLTVYDMLKNQSQNIPPSATLPGMGLDVLFRGSSANGGFFVAVIVVIIVYIILSKTTFGFELKACGLNKDASRYAGINEKRNIILSMVIAGALAGLGGGLLYLSGIGKHIEVVDVLAEEGFMGIPIALLGLSHPIGVLIAGLFIAHITVGGFYMQVYDFTPEIIEMIIASIIYFSAFALLFKSIVGFISKKINKNRETNAND; encoded by the coding sequence ATGAGCAGTAATTTAAAAGATAAATTTGCGAGTTTTTTAGAGAAAGATGGATTTGTAAATGTATTTTCATCTTTTCTTGCTATTATTATAGGTTTACTTTTAGGTCTTATAATACTTCTAGTTAGTAATGTAAGAGATGCTTTTCCTGCTTTTATAACTATACTTTCTGGAGGTTTTTCTGGAGGAATGAGAGGAATAGGCCAGGTTATATATACAGCTACTCCTTTAATATTAACAGGTCTTTCTGTTGGATTTGCTTTTAAGAATGGTCTTTTTAATATAGGAGCACCTGGTCAATTTATTATAGGTGCTTATGTTGCTGTTTTTATTGCAATTAAATGTACATTTTTACCTCCTGCAATTCATTGGATTATTGCTTTAATTGGTTCTTTTATAGCTGGCGGTTTATGGGCTTATTTGCCTGGACTTCTTAAAGCAAGATTTAATGTTAATGAAGTTATTTCAAGCATTATGATGAATTATATTGGTATGTATCTTGCTAATTATTTAGTTACTTTAACTGTTTATGATATGCTAAAAAATCAATCGCAAAATATTCCTCCTTCAGCTACATTGCCTGGTATGGGTTTAGATGTATTATTTAGAGGCTCTAGTGCTAATGGCGGTTTTTTTGTTGCTGTGATAGTTGTTATTATAGTTTATATAATACTTTCTAAAACTACTTTTGGCTTCGAGCTTAAAGCTTGCGGATTAAACAAAGATGCAAGCAGATATGCAGGTATTAATGAAAAAAGAAATATTATACTTTCTATGGTAATTGCCGGTGCTTTAGCTGGACTTGGAGGCGGGCTTCTTTATTTATCTGGTATTGGTAAGCATATTGAGGTTGTTGATGTGCTTGCTGAAGAGGGTTTTATGGGTATACCTATTGCATTGCTTGGTCTTTCTCACCCTATAGGCGTTTTAATTGCTGGGCTTTTTATTGCTCATATTACCGTTGGCGGATTTTATATGCAGGTTTATGATTTTACACCTGAGATAATAGAGATGATTATTGCTTCTATTATTTATTTTAGTGCTTTTGCTTTGCTTTTTAAATCTATTGTTGGATTTATATCTAAAAAGATAAACAAAAATAGAGAAACAAATGCTAATGATTAA
- a CDS encoding ABC transporter ATP-binding protein, translating to MLGITKKFKGIVANDNITIQLKKGEIHALLGENGAGKSTLMSVLFGLYKQEEGIIKVHGKEVNIDNPNTANALGIGMVHQHFKLVHNFTALENIMLGVETVKNGVLQVDDARKKVMELSKTYGLEIYPDAIISDLTVGMQQRVEILKMLYRDNEILIFDEPTAVLTPHEIEELMKIMKSLTKEGKSILFITHKLNEIKEVADRCSVLRKGKYIGTIDVKTTTKEEMSEMMVGRKVSLVVEKTEAKPKDIILSVKDLNVKSPHSEKNIVKNVSFDVRAGEIVCIAGIDGNGQTELIYALTGLMDMSSGSVSLNGKDITNLSIRKKTLSGIGHIPEDRHKHGLVLDYTLAENTILQTYFTDRFQNKGFLKFKEIEDYANGLIKRFDIRSAEGAKTFARSMSGGNQQKVIIAREIDRNPDLLIAVQPTRGLDVGAIEYIHKELIAQRDSGKAVLLVSLELDEVMNLSDRILVIYEGEIVANMLNKDITINELGLYMAGSKRSA from the coding sequence GGAAGAGGGTATTATTAAAGTTCATGGAAAAGAAGTTAATATTGATAATCCTAATACAGCAAATGCTTTAGGTATTGGTATGGTGCATCAGCATTTTAAGCTTGTTCATAATTTTACGGCTTTAGAAAACATTATGCTTGGGGTGGAAACTGTAAAAAATGGAGTGCTTCAAGTAGATGATGCTAGAAAAAAGGTTATGGAATTAAGTAAGACTTATGGACTTGAAATTTATCCTGATGCTATTATTAGTGATTTGACAGTTGGAATGCAGCAGAGAGTTGAAATATTAAAAATGCTCTATAGAGATAATGAAATACTTATCTTTGATGAGCCTACCGCAGTACTTACTCCTCATGAAATTGAAGAACTTATGAAGATAATGAAGTCTTTAACAAAAGAAGGTAAATCTATACTCTTTATTACTCATAAATTAAATGAAATTAAAGAGGTTGCTGACAGATGTTCTGTGCTTCGTAAAGGAAAATATATTGGGACTATTGATGTAAAAACTACTACAAAAGAAGAGATGTCTGAGATGATGGTTGGAAGGAAGGTCTCTTTAGTAGTAGAAAAAACAGAAGCTAAACCAAAAGATATAATATTATCAGTTAAGGATTTGAATGTTAAATCTCCTCATAGTGAAAAAAATATAGTAAAGAATGTTTCTTTTGATGTGCGTGCTGGAGAGATAGTATGTATTGCTGGTATTGATGGAAATGGTCAAACTGAGCTTATATATGCTTTAACAGGACTTATGGATATGTCTAGCGGAAGTGTTAGTTTGAATGGAAAAGATATTACTAATTTATCTATAAGAAAAAAGACATTAAGCGGCATAGGGCATATTCCTGAAGACAGGCATAAACATGGACTTGTGCTTGATTATACGCTTGCTGAAAATACTATACTTCAAACTTATTTTACTGATAGGTTTCAAAATAAGGGATTTTTAAAATTTAAAGAAATTGAAGATTATGCTAATGGACTTATAAAAAGGTTTGATATAAGAAGTGCGGAAGGTGCTAAAACTTTTGCAAGGAGCATGTCTGGAGGAAATCAGCAGAAAGTAATAATAGCGAGAGAGATAGATAGAAATCCTGATTTACTTATAGCTGTTCAGCCTACTAGGGGATTAGATGTTGGGGCTATTGAATATATACATAAAGAATTAATTGCACAGAGAGATAGCGGTAAGGCTGTTCTTCTTGTATCGTTAGAGCTTGATGAGGTTATGAATTTAAGTGACAGAATACTTGTTATATATGAAGGTGAAATTGTAGCTAATATGTTAAATAAAGATATTACTATTAATGAGTTAGGCTTATATATGGCTGGTTCTAAAAGGAGTGCTTAA